ATGATTGAAAATCACTGTTCAAACCTTTTCCCCGCACAAATTCTTTGAATCACTTCCCACACCTTCTGCATGATAATCTAGTCATTATAATAGGTACAATAATTAGAAAACTCTTCATGCTTAACCTCCCtgtctggatttttttttatcacaggTCTTATAATTGGATCTTCATATTTTGTAACTCCATCAGCTTGTTATGAGATAGAAACTTCAGATGAAATGGACCGACCAGAGTTGAATGCTCAAAGTGCGATGAAGGCCtccctttgaatttcatttttcaaatgtttatataaaaatggaACATAGGTTCATCAAAGTTCAAACTCGTTTCATTTCTAACTTTATCTTGTCTTAGAGTGATTTGATATGTTGCTACCATCATTCTGACTTGGGATATGATCTGTCAGTTTTTCAAGGGATTTGCAGTGTTCTGCATTCAATGGATCAGGGCCTGTTATGCTCTTCGTGTTGTAATTTAGAAACCATGAAAGAAGCAGCCTTTGACTGCTACTATCTTCTTCAGCCTTCAGACAATGGGCCAATGCTTCTCAGGGTGAACACTGACCCTCTTTAGAATGGCCGTCTTTTTCTtctcaagcaaaaaaaatgattttcttatatttgattCGATGTCTTCCTCCTAGTTTATTTTCCTTTGCTTATGCTCTTCATTTTGATTTTGGTAAACTGTACCCCTTGCAGCGGCTTGCAGGATCAGAGGAAGTTTTGCCTGTGCCTGACGCCAATCGATTCCTTGATTCTCCTGTAAATAAGGAGATTCAGAATTCCATTCAAGCCTCTCTACTGAAGGTtgaatattttccttaatcatttcccaactttctttttattatgtttttgaaatctgAAGCCATCTACGTACTTGAGGTTTCTGTTCTGTTATTAAAGCATGTACTAAGATTAAATAGATCCAGAATATTGATTTCTGTGGTGAGTTCACCTCGGAATGGAGGCTGGTTGGCTACGGCTTGACTTTGATTAACATAgcatttctattattaaaagaGAGAGGCCTCTTGACCACGATCTAGTGGTTGAAATCAATTTTTAGCCTtctattatgattttaatactCTTTCCTTTatcctttcttctttccttctATTTTCCAAATTACCCACAGATGGAACTAAGAGACTACAATCCAGTAATACACGAGAGAGGATTCCATCAAAAGCTCAACTTGCTTGTGAAAGAGAGCCTACAATTTGGGTAATTATCATATCCATTGATGCTGATTGCTCCTGCTTCTATATAATCACAATGGCACATATTTCACtagtttttccattttaatttattttatagttgaTAGAAAATGATTAAACCGCTTCCAATGGGCTGGCTATCTGTTTGCACTGCGTTTCCTGAAATACAAGTGCAGATGTTCTCTTAGAAGGATTTGTCAGCTCTTCAAAGAGATGGttattcctaaaataaaaatctgattTCTAGTGAACTTTTCCGACTACTAAGTTTACACAGGACTTTCGTGTTAGTTTTCTTTCACATGATAAGTGGGTTGTGACCAAATTACTTGGAGTTCTAATCATGGTCCTCTAAGCCATTTGACCACTCAGCCATGgcatattaaaattttacatcGGTCATGAACAAATTTGGATCTCAAAAATTGGAAAGATTTGTTTAGAGAATATTGATCGTCATCCATTAAGCATATTCATTTCGTTGCTTCTCACATAGCAGTTGCTTTAGCTTCATCTTTCTTACCATAATGTCCAAATTGAGCTACATTACTGCTATTATAGAGGATCTTAGGAAATGTTTCAGTTTGAAATTGGGATACTCGGGTATGACCTCATTTTCTGGTAATTCCTAAAACTAAGTTTGGGATTGCACTTGGATTGATTTTCAGCAATTGTCATGGTAAGCATATCAATGTCTGAACTTTGTTGATCCTGATATTTGCCTCAAATCACATGGATATTCCAGGCCACTCACTCCTAAACTGGATGAGACAACATCCGAACTAAACTCAAACGAACCAGATTCTTCAGAAGTCATTGTCCTAGATGCTATTGACTTGGAGGATGAAACGCCACTGCTGGATCTGACAAATAGAGGTGACAAAACCACTGCTTCTATTGCAGAGGAATGGGAGCAGCTGGTTGTCAAGGAAGTTTCCAAGACGTTTTCTCCCGCTTGTGTTTCCAAACCTAAGATGGACCAGTCCGTTCTGTCTTCACCAGACAGCAACAGGCAGCTGGATGCAAAAACTTCTAGGATACTAGAGAGGCTGGAGTTGCCGAGACAGTTAAAATCCAAGACAGTTTCTCCCACTATCATAAAGAGTCAAACACCTGTGCCACCAAAAAAACCTCTGATCCCATTCCAGCCCACCAATGCAATAAACCAAAGCCCGACTTCAAGCCAGTTACTGAAGCCCAACTTCCAGAGGCTCAAAaggaaacataaatgaaaacaaGGCCGTTTCTACTGTGAGGGAGCATGGTAATTCTTGTGGAAGAGGTTCATGAGGTTGGTATTCTGACACCCTTCATCTATAAACTTACTATAGTTGACCACGCATGAGACAGCGCACACATGATATTCTGTTGTTATGTAGGCTAAAAACAAGGACCAACTCAATGTTCTAAAATACACCCAGGCTCCATTTCGCAATATCTTACAACACACTGCCTGTATTATTGCTTCTTGTAATCTTTTTTTCCATGATCCAGGCTGTCAGGATTCATGGACGTATTCCTTTGGGTGCTGGTATAGATCAGTTTCATCACTTCACGTTTGTTTGTACTAACTATTATGTTTGAACTAATCATTATTCCTCGACTGTTTTGCGAGGTGACCAGGAGCGTCACTAACAAATCTTTGCTGATGTATATAGTAACAGGTATGATATTGAACATGTGCATTTGATTATGATTTAAATATGTAGGAAATTGATGGGAAAGTTCAATTCTGGAtgataaaacaagaaaacattATGTTTGAAGAGCAGGAATGATTCCAACTAATCAttcaatgaaattattaaatcagAAAGGGCTTATATTGCCAAAGCTCAATACTGGTATCAATATACATTACTAATTGATCTTATTATAATAAGTGCACTCTTGTatccaaaaattacaaaaaaaagctTTACATTTATTTCCCTCTTATATAGACATAGGTTAGCAGAGCATGGCATGCATTCGCTCGTGCTCACGCCTTTCTTATATAACCCAAACTAATATGGTGGGTGGCCCTCAATCAACCAACGCACTATATATCTTTTGCTTGCATTATAGCATATCAATATTCCATAGGTAATTCTAGAGGAAACTTAATAAAGAAGACATTATTACAAACATCGTGGTCCAATTGCAGGGGGCCAAATCTTCGGACGTGATGGATAGTGGGATAAGAGTGGAGCTTAAGAACTCGTCTGGTgtgtttcttctcttttttgtccTTTGAAACTTAGAAGTTTTCTTTGTGAAAATCAAACTTAGTGCTGGTCTTGTGAGAGAAATCCAAGGCTAGCTGGCGCAGCTCTTTTGTCAATGCTGGTGCCCCACAATAAAACACTCCTGCAATTGTGAATAGTTACAGGTATCTCAACTTTCATGTCTAAAAGTGATAAATAATGCATGGCATAAACACTGTACGAAAGATTTGATTTGTTATCCTCAGCAAATACAGTAATATACCCAATCCTTCCTTTCTGGTGTCAGTATCTTTCAACTTTCTTACATGGACCCggtaaaatatctttttactCTGCTAGAGAGGCAGTGTCATAAGGAACTTTAATGGATCGTGCTAATGTTGATTTAATACGAGATAAACACTTAAATGCAACTATCATCATCCTTTGCAAAAGCACTAGTAGTGCAATTATCATCATCCTTTGCAAAAGCACTAGCACTCacttcaatatattttctttttgagaaaGTGACAAAcatagaaaacaaagacatcctTTCAAGCATAAAGAGGAGTTTCTTTTTAAGAGCAAAGGGCTTAATTATGCAAAAGGAATGAACcagttcaaaagaatatggaaGCTTGCAGTATCAGATTTTAGTGTATATAACACGTAATAAACTATAGGATAGGAGAAGTTCACTTACCAACCCGAGAATGAGGGTGGTTGAGCGCAGTGCGCTTGTAGACATTACGCCAATCAGGCTTGGCGAAGTGAGACTTGACTCGTGTGCCAGAGACAATGTCCACGCCATTCTTGGCATGATTAATGGACTGAAGCATGGCAATTAGAGCAGACCTTGCATCACCCTCTTCATAAACACTAGTACAGTAGTTGTGAAGCTCTATGACATGGTTATGGTCTAATTCAGCCACTTCATTCATAACCCCTTTAAACCAGTCAAAGGAACCTTGTTCTCTTGTCACCCAATAGAAGTATGCTCTCCTTGTCTTgaagctttcttttcttttgtgtgcATTAGGGCTTGGAATTTTAGTTAACGGGCTGTTGCCTGCCCCATCAGTACCATTTTCTAATGCtttctcttcttcctccatGGCCCTGATGTTACTCGCTATGTCCTTGACAATGCTGATCATCGGGGTTGCTCCAATTCCTAGGCCAACGAGCAATAACACCTCATATTTCTTGTAGTCCTGTGCTGGTGCTCCATATGGACCGTCAATCAAGACTCTTGGGAAACTGCtcataggataaaaaaatcatcacatcatCATGCACAACCTAAACAGgaaacactatttttttctaGGGAATATCCATGTGAAAAAGGACTACTTGCAGTTCATTGTTGCGCATCTACATCTCGCGGGGGACATTGTTTACACGTTTGTTGCACGTCGTTTTCAACGATGGGGCAGGCTGTCCATGATGACAAATTAATCTCTATCGTTTCCGTGCCTAATAATGTCTAAAACTTGGATTATTGGGTGTGCAAAACCTTTTAAAACACAGTTGGCATTATTTAACTAGACTAATTAAGCGCATGCACAAATGTTTTCTAAACTTGAAGTTTGTCAAGTAACCTAGCAAACTTTATCTCTTCCTATCAATGATAATGCTAATCCCGCTTTCCTTTATCATAGTGCGGTAACGACAAATGATGCAAAGATACCACTTTGAAAAAGACAGCATTCTATAATTCATATTCCCAGTGAAACAAACACTGATTGGTTTGGCGCTCCTCATTTGCTCGTAACAGGGGACTAATACACATGGCTGTACTCCATAGCTCTTATGTTTATGAAAATAAGGTAGGTCTTATCTAGTAGCCCTTGATCGATTACCTGTATGTGAGGAAATACCTTAACAGCAAATAGCTAAGATGCACACAAAGTGAAGGAAGCACTTGCTCGCCTGGGGTAGGTACATCGGCAATAAGGTTGTGGTATCCAGCCACTTAAGATTCGCTCTGGATTGAGATGTTTGACCTCATGTAATTAATGCTTGTCACGTATATGCATACCATGATCCACAAACCCTCTAGATGCAttcctttctttttgaaatGGTTTTGATATTATCATTCATCAAAAgggatttatatattttttagctagTAAATATACGTGAAtagaaaatatcataataattaaTGCTCACTCTGGGCTGTGTCCTTGGAAGCAGTCAGCTCTGAGAAGTCCACTCTTCCCATTAGGAGGTGGTTGGCATgcctgaagaaaaaaaaaaaaaaaaacgaaatgcAATGGGCAATTAGCCACCATAAGCGGCATCGAAAGTTCAGCGGGGacgttttatgaaaaaaaaacaaaaaaaaaaaagtaaaaacacttACTTTTTAGCACATCTACAATCTTGGAAATAAACAGGACACAATATAGTAAGACTTTTTATCTTCTAGAAGAATAACAAATGCACTTGTAAGAAAACACACCTCTGAGAACACTGTTCGAAGCTGCAGTGTCCAATCACCTAGAGTTCTGATATGAACACTGAGGTAGTCATCTCCAGGGGCTGAAGTAATAGAAAATGGGTGCCTGTTGACATGTGATTTACCATGAGTATTTACAAATGGATAGCAGAAGGGGTAGCTATATTTTGAAGTTTAACTACCATTCGAATGGAGAGACAGCAGCACAATTGACAAACATGTATTGCCCACTCTTGTATCTAAATCCTTGAGGCTTTGACATGTGAATTGCCAGGACATTTCCAGGATAAATTGCCACCTTCAAAACAACCAGAAGAAATTAGCAAAACTTCTAAAATCATATCTGAAAAGTAATTAAGTCGAtgtaaaaatggttaaaaatagtTACTTTTTTTATGCTAACAGCCTTGATGCTTGATCTCAGTGCCCTAATGCATCTTTCACTCCCGTAAAGCATAACAGGAACTGTCAAGTACATCCAGGTCTGCCAATGGAGTTGGAGGTTCAAGGATGGACTGAGATTTCAATCAATGCAGTGtaataaaagaatatatgaTAACTGAGAGGCACTTACCGTCTTCTTGTACCATTCATGAGTCAGGTAGAGGTAATAACCGTGCACGATGAGCAGGGTGTAGACGATGACGAAGAGATGGTGAGAATACCAAAATGCATTGAAACCGGTGAGCTTCTTGAGCCACGTCGGCAAATTGAGCTTATTACGTCTGAACCAAGGGGTGGCTAGTGTGAAGGCTATAGCCATCAACAGTACCATGAGGATCCCAGTAACTCCTTCCTTGGACTTGACAAAATGCCAGTAACTTGAAGGTTGATCCCCGAAAAACTGCTGCATGAGCTCCCACTTTTCTTCACTTGCACGAAGAAGGCGAGGGAAGTCACACGCTAGATGAGAAATCCCATGGATACCAACTCCAACTGCAACTCCAACTGCTATAACCTGAACAAGGACACCACCATTAGTTTCTGTGCTTCCAGTTTAGAAGACATTAAGCGTAGATACTAGAGGGTAGGTAGATGATGCTAGATAGAACCTTGTGGAAATTGAGGTTGTCGTCAAAGGGAACCGCGACACCTAATCTGGTTTTGTTCCTGAGCCAGGTGAGAGTGTTTCGACAGACAGGTAGCAGAATTAGAGCCATATTCAGTTTGAGTGTCTCAGCTGCACCCTTGGCCATGCATACACAATGGCCCATCACCACATAAGCCGCTCTGCGTCGATACTGCACGTACTTGTATGCAAATAGGCTAGCCATAACAGCAATCCATAGAGCCATTACCCAAACTCTCTGCCAGTTGTCTAATAAGAAATACCTGGTGCTTCTGCCCCATCTGTTTAATGGGTTGCTATCCAATGTAGGCTTAAGCTTCTGGCTTAGCATACGGCTCAGGTTTCGGCTTTCTCCACCAGCCGACTGGCTTGGTCCTTGCAATAGAAGCATTTCCAGGTTCTCtatctgttgtttttttttttttttaaaaaaaaaaaaaacaggaaccATGCATCATTAATAAGAGTATCAACAatctgcataaaaaaaataatccaaacaaGAAGACCCTGAAGACGTTAATGATGCTCTAAACTTGTGGTTTATTACCATGATGTATCCATGATTTTCTGGATCTAACTCTTCCATGATTAATGCTGCATATTCCTCAGCTTGTTTCTGGATATTTGACAGTTTATTTGCAGAAGCGCTAAGGGTAATGATCTGCATATAAAAATTGTCAAATTATCTTAGGCCAAATCCTTTTCTGACACAAGGCACATGCTTTGATTCAAGTCAAGTGTTTCATTCAAGAGAAAAAgggtaaaactaaaaagaaatgtTCAAGTAAGGCATTTCAAAAGACGGTAGCACCTCTCTGACTTCCTGTTCTGTGATTCTGCCATCAGCATCTTTATCAACCCTGCATTTAACATCACTTAGTATAAGTTTCAGCTTGAAGTCAATACAAGGTGGAGgactttttcattaaaatgaaagacaaaatctttgagtgagagagagagactcatTTACATGTCAAAGAAAGTTTGGAGCCTGGAGTCGAAACTTTGGTTGGAAATCTGTTCCCAGAATTCCCTCAGCTCAGCTTTGTTGATAGAATCACATTGTATATTCCGCTTCCTTGCAAGTGAACTGAACAACTCTCCTGCAAACTCCTTCGACTCCTTCATACCTGCCATTACACGAATTTACACAGGcccttcaaaactcaaaactaactAAAGCAAATACCATTCAGTCCAAACCAAACAGATTCACATAACTACAAGTTAGAAGGTAGGAAATTTGCACTGAATTACCTATACATTCACAGAATCGCGCACGAGGAAGCAAGCCCTCAGTAGAAGCAGTAATCTCATCGAAACGCTTCTCCACAGCAGCCCATCCTGCACCACCATCAGTCTTGCTGATAAACTTTAGTCCTTTTAAAGCATGAGCAGCTGCAGATTTAGACCTGTCAAGGCGACCAGGGGGAGGCCTCTTTGAGAACGAAGCCAACCGTTTTATTTCATGAGAAACCTGTCTAATTCTTGCTGAAGCAGTTCTCACAACATTGGAAGCAGATCTTTTATCTGGACCTTTAGCAAGTAATGTCATCTCAGGATCTTCTTTGACGCCATGAGAAGGTTTAACACTGTGTAGAGCCACAAAATCATTTCGGACATCAAGAGTGATCTCCACGTATTGTTCATCCTTGGATGTGGTTGTTTCTGGTATATTAAACCTCGCACTCTTTTTTCCAGGCCTTTTATTCAGAGGCCCGCTCAATGGACCACTGTAAGCTACCCTCTCGCTCCCCGATAGCTCTGTATCAGAGTGATGATCTTCTCTACCCGTATCTTGCATCTGGgagattttaaaatgataaaatgttTCAAGCTCTGTTTATGCGTGTCAgtttaaaagaagaaagaaaagaaggggaaaCCCCAAATGTTGTTTAAAGCTGAATTCTAGTAGATTGCTGTAAAGAAAGAATGCAAAGACACATAGagggaattcttgtctttttcttcctctctctgAGTATTGGATCTGTTAACTTCTGTTCCAAAGGGAGCCGTAACCAGTTATATAAATACACTTTCAGAGACTCTCTGGCATTTTAGACAGAAAGACTGGTctgaacatgaaaaaaatattaatcatgtCAGGCTAGCAATGACGTTTAGATAACATAATCACTGTTCTTTTGGAACATACTTGATAATAATCACATTGGTAAAGTAATTATgaaaatgtcaaaataaaaattaattatgttatcaTTACATTTGACTATTAACACCATTTAATTTCACGTTGCCGATTAGGAAAGCTGATTAGAAGCTTCCTGTTTTCTCACATGCGCATGAACTCTAGTTTCTAGTTGTCCATACAGCTTGAACACTCCACGTTAGCTTTTGACAAAATCTCTATCAAATTACTTCCAAATCAGTATTCTGCTGTTTCTATATTATTTACTTAGATGACTATAAGCTGCTGTCATTCATCAGAAGTTTGACAATGTTTTTCCGGTCTTCTTTTTAGCTCCTTTTTTTGAGAAACAACATTAGGTAATCGATCTGTCAATCTTTGCTTTCTTGATATGACTAATCGCAATTTCTTGCTTTAACCTGATGGAACATGTTGTGGTTGTCATGCAGTAACAATCTTCAAACCTTGTAGTCTCCTAGTAGTCTAGCATATACACAACCATCTGACCTTGCAGAATCCATTTTGCAGACTCTCTCTATAGCAAGGAAAAATTACCACGTTAAAAATAGATTAACAAACAAGTAAACAACCCTCTTGTAAAGCAAGAGGAGCACCCAACAAAAAGCTTATGATCACTGTTATTAAACGCCTGCCGACATGGTAAGTTGGCTTGGAATATGACTGGCTTGATtcagatttataaaaaatcaatttagaagtTGATCCAATCGACCAAACAAATTAAGGAATCAAAAtccgttgatttttttctcatttttttcctatttattttcaaaataacatagtttttgttttttttattatcctggATCAACTTGCTGGATTCATCGGGCTTACATCTAGTTAGGTTTAATGACTATGTTAAAACAtggtaaaaaagaaattacatgagataaaatatataaaagaaaatcatgaaacacGATTTTATGAATGCAGACCACCAGAACCTTAAACCAAGAAGAAAACAGGACTTTATacacgaaaagaaaaaaaaaaaagaaactagtaacttgtttttcattatcgATTATCCACAAATTAAGTCAACTataaacttgtttttcattatctttttcCTCCTTGTAACATTGAATAAGAACTGGGTTTTGATTGAGGAAAACATTCCACTTGATTCACAAAGCACAAATTAATGTGATGGTGCGCCACCACTTCCTAATCGTGTGTGAGTATATATTACAAATGGTCAAACATTGTGCCCTCAATGTGGTTCCTCCATGTTAGGACCATTCTTCTCTTTATTTGGCCATTACAGCAGAGTATTTATAAATTCCCTCGTGTGTAAGTGCTAAAAAATGTTCATTTATTGGAAATGGGATTTATCATTTTCCATTTCTTgataaatcttttttgttttcacaaATATAAAGATTAGGATTGCACAGGAGATATATAGTAATAAGTGAAAcaaatttctccttttcttttcttgttatcATTTGCttgcaaagttattaaacccagcCTTTTCAAAACCTGGACctcgagtaaaaaaaaaattaatttaaaattaacctagtttaatattattaatgctgttaaaatctagtttgattttgtttttaaaaaacttaaaactatgttttttaactagtttttttataaattaaatataaactatTTTGGAATGACCCGGGATTCctctcttttgaaaaaaaaaaaaaaaatctaattttagtgTTACGATGCATTAATTACAATCTTGAGAGTACGTCTAGTTGGTATATGGATACAAGTAATTTCCATTAGGACTCAACTCTAACACCAAAGCTCTAGAATGTGATTTTTCCCATGAATTTTTAAATCCCAGCTGGATGGTGACTTGCGCTCGATGAACAGAACTGACACGTGAATACTATCTGAtcgtcaaattaaaaaagaagaagaagaagaagaagaaaagcttcAGAATGCATAAAGAAATGTATGGCCGTGCTACATACGGAGCATGAATTAGTTTCCAACAGTTCTATTGTTACGCGTTATGTTATAGAGTAGATGTctagatgaatttttttaatgtaaaaattactacttctttaacattttttttttgttttgatacgAGGAAACCTATGCTTTAAAAAGCGCACTTTGTGGATCTAGTTAAATGAGTAAAATCTTAGTTGTTCCAAGCTTTTATAAGAGGTGCATGCTTGATTCGAACTCGAAACttgctgtgcagatctcaaaTTCTTTGCCACCACGCCACAACCCTTGGGAACTACTTCTTTAACATGCTAAATTAATAACTCAGTTATGAAATCAATATAactttataaaagataaaaatgttaaaattataaaacttaatttgcaattaacataaaatataaaataaataaaataa
The sequence above is drawn from the Populus alba chromosome 15, ASM523922v2, whole genome shotgun sequence genome and encodes:
- the LOC118028273 gene encoding respiratory burst oxidase homolog protein C, giving the protein MQDTGREDHHSDTELSGSERVAYSGPLSGPLNKRPGKKSARFNIPETTTSKDEQYVEITLDVRNDFVALHSVKPSHGVKEDPEMTLLAKGPDKRSASNVVRTASARIRQVSHEIKRLASFSKRPPPGRLDRSKSAAAHALKGLKFISKTDGGAGWAAVEKRFDEITASTEGLLPRARFCECIGMKESKEFAGELFSSLARKRNIQCDSINKAELREFWEQISNQSFDSRLQTFFDMVDKDADGRITEQEVREIITLSASANKLSNIQKQAEEYAALIMEELDPENHGYIMIENLEMLLLQGPSQSAGGESRNLSRMLSQKLKPTLDSNPLNRWGRSTRYFLLDNWQRVWVMALWIAVMASLFAYKYVQYRRRAAYVVMGHCVCMAKGAAETLKLNMALILLPVCRNTLTWLRNKTRLGVAVPFDDNLNFHKVIAVGVAVGVGIHGISHLACDFPRLLRASEEKWELMQQFFGDQPSSYWHFVKSKEGVTGILMVLLMAIAFTLATPWFRRNKLNLPTWLKKLTGFNAFWYSHHLFVIVYTLLIVHGYYLYLTHEWYKKTTWMYLTVPVMLYGSERCIRALRSSIKAVSIKKVAIYPGNVLAIHMSKPQGFRYKSGQYMFVNCAAVSPFEWHPFSITSAPGDDYLSVHIRTLGDWTLQLRTVFSEACQPPPNGKSGLLRADCFQGHSPDFPRVLIDGPYGAPAQDYKKYEVLLLVGLGIGATPMISIVKDIASNIRAMEEEEKALENGTDGAGNSPLTKIPSPNAHKRKESFKTRRAYFYWVTREQGSFDWFKGVMNEVAELDHNHVIELHNYCTSVYEEGDARSALIAMLQSINHAKNGVDIVSGTRVKSHFAKPDWRNVYKRTALNHPHSRVGVFYCGAPALTKELRQLALDFSHKTSTKFDFHKENF